TCTGTTCAGCCTCAAGCTCTTTCGTCTTGCGAACAAGCTGCAGCCTCAGCATCTGATTCTCAGCTCTCAGACACTCACCTGCAGTGATACAAAATATTACCGAGAAATGGCATGGAGTATTTTGAAATATGCAAGTACTAAGAGCTAGTTATGATGCTTTTTATACCATAAACAGTTTTCTTCCGGATCTTAATTCCAGTCATTTGCTGTTTGTTGGGTGCCACTGTTGTTTTCCTCTTCCTTGCTTGCTGCCCGCCTCCAATCTTGTCCTCGGAAACATACCACTCTGCATTTGAACATTCCATTCACACACCACTCAAAATGCAATCAATCTCAGAGATAACAAAGTACCCATTCTACTCATGATGAACTGCCTATATGGATACTTTGTATTGTAAGTAACAATTACAAGACGGGGTGAGCAATACTTCTTTATACCTTGATCTTCTTCGTTCTGGACCTCATCTCCAGAAGCCCGTGGTGTATTTAGTTTGGCGGCTGCTTCTCTGTTCCTTCCCAGCAGCCCATCTTCACGCTGAAAATGGCTATCCTCAGAAATCTCCTCCGCAACTGCAATTTTCATTTGCACCACCACTCAGGAGTCAAAATCCAATCGATCTCATAGTCATAATGATAAGAACTAGTGATGATGTATTTTGAAATATGCGAGTACTAAGAGCTAGTGATGATGTTTTTTATCCATGAGCATTTTTGTTTGGGATCCCAGATCCAACCGTCTACAGTTTGCCGGCTGTCACGGTTGCTTTCCTCTTCTTTGCTTGGAACTCACCTCCAACATAGGTATCCTCAGAAACGTACTCCTCTGCATTTGAACATTTCGTTTATGCACCGCAGGAAATTCAGTCAATCTCAGAGATACTGTGTTCTATAAGTACCAATTGCAATAAGGGATGATCAATTTATACCTTGACCTACTTCGTTCTGGATCTCAGCTGCAGTAGCCCCCGGTGTATTTCGTCCGGCGGCAGCTTCTCTCTTCATTCCCTGCAGCACAccttcaagctgaaaatggccaTCCTCAGAAATCTCCTCCTCTGCAACTGAAATTTCCATTCGCAAGACCACTCAGATCTCAAAATTCAATCAATCTAATAGTCATGGATATAGCATCAACTGCATGGCAGGTCAAGAAAAATGTCTGTAAACAATGCAGCTAGTGCTAATTATAGTAGTGGAATTCTTAAATTCTACAAGGTGTGCACTAATTGCAGGAAGATTCGCATGTCCGATGCAGTGGCACCACAACCTCTGCTCCTGGGAACTGATTTCTCTTAATACATTTGGATGGCCCTTGATTAGGATTCAAACTGTGGACTCGACCGTTTCAACGGTTTTCCCCACAAAACCCTAAATAGGGACTGAACACCCCAAAAAAATTCCCCAATCTATCCGCGAAGCAATCAAGAAGCTGCTCGCGATTTCCGTACCTCCAAGCTCTACGAGTGATCGACGCGGGAATCGAAAGAGCAAGGGGTGATCGTTCGCTGCAATCTAAAATGGAAAATAAATTAATGCTGCCGCCAAATTAATTAAGGAAGTGAGTGTCCCGCTTAATTACCGTCGCAATCGCGGGCGGCGccgctgctgccctccctcccggCGGGGGCGAGGGCGTCCGGCTCCACCTTCCGGTCGCGCTCGCCCGCCACCACGCccgcatcctcctcctcctcctccgcgcccTGCTCGAAATCGGAGTCGGAGTCCACCATCGGCTCATCTTCCACGGCGCCGCCATTGTTGAAGGTCTCCCACCACTTGTTGAACCCGTCGGGGTCGtgggcggcggcgtcgtcggCCATGCCGATGGGGCGATGCCCGCCTGCGTTGTTGTTGGAGTTGCAGCGAAAGCGGAAGGCTCTCCCTCTGGCGTGGAGGTCAGTTGTGATTTTGCGAGTCGTGCGTGGCCTAGTGGGTCGTGGGTGAGCACTAAAAGAAACTGGGTTTACTTCATTTTTCACCTCCcacctcaaaaaaaaaaaaaaacttgatTTTTCGCCTCCACGCCCACACGCTGCAATTTCATGGAATATTTAGTTTTGACGCAAAGACAGGGGCATGCGCTGCAATTTCATTTCGTTCTCTTTTAAAATAGGGCCACGCTACGCGTCGACTGGCGGATCTTTCTAAAATATCCGCCGCCTCGTCAACCGTCAACGGTACGGCTATCCAGCGTCCAGTGTTGTTCTCATTATTGCAACAAGTGTATTGTTGCATAAATACTTTGCAACAATGCTTACGTTGCAAAAATCTTTTGCGACATAGTTGATATTGCACTTTTTTTTTCTTCACTATTTTTGCAACGTAGGTGTTGTTGCGGGAAACAAATTGCACACATACAATGTTGCAAAAATATTTGTCATTTTTTTGTCTTTATTTTTTGCAACATGATTGTTGTTGCGGAAGACAATTTTGCAACACACATGATGTTGCAGAAAAAAAGACGCGAACGACACGTGTCACATAGAGGAGGCGGTGGATCGCTCGCGTGCGATCCACCGTTTGAAGGCAAGAGTTTCCCTTAAAAATAATCAAAGTGGGACATTTTTCCAACAAAGGGTGACTTTTGTGATTGGGACATTGGTGTTCTTATTTGCACAACATTTATAAAACGTGATTTGGTGCATCTAGTTTTCGAGAGAGATAAATCACACCGAGGCCTTGTTTTGGCACTACTGTTTTTCCACCATCAAAGGGTCTAGAATTCGGAGGAGATTTGGTGATCCCTTCCCCTTCACCAAACCTCTCAAACTCTCATAAGTCTGGAATCTATAATCCTAAGTATTATTGCACTGTACTGGAAAAAAAATGGTTGCACTGGATCTTCTCTAGCCCTCAAGTTAGGTCAACATGTGTGTCGTCATCGGAACGGATCATGGAGGTGCACGCCACAGCAGCACTGCTTATACATAGAAGGACGCAAGTGGCTGGTGGCTCTATTCTATACATATTTTTAGAGCTCAGTTGTTGCATATTATCTTCATATAGCATGTCTATTATGCATGATTTTCAGTTGTTATTACTCTTTTCACTGTGAGCAATGCATAACCTTTAGTCTTTGTTAATTTTTAttagttttctttgtttttgtgTGTTTTATAGGTAATGTGAAACTCCCATGGACTTAGCATGATGAAAGGGATCAAAACGAAGGACTTTCAGACACCATACTTAGGCATTTCGGAGTGTCAAAAATGATTAtcttccaaagtgattgaattAAGATCTAATATCACTGATACATCGACATCATTCATGTGATTCCAACGAGTCCATGAACGTCAAAAGCCCAATTTGTACGAAGAAATGGCGTACTAAAGGGTCTAATGCAAACGACAGAGCATGGTACGACCGCACAGGGTCATACATGTGGTCGTACTACAGCCAGAATATCCCGAAATCACTCAGATTGCTTCCTTGTCCATTAAGGGATGTATTGGGAAAGGTTCTGGTTCATCTAGAGTGTTTGGATTAAAGGAGAGAACTTACATTCGCAGAGGAGACCGTGGAGGCCGGCTATATAATCACCATCAACCCTAGCGGTCAGCAAAGATCATCAATTATCCATCTCTCCCACGCCCAGCCGCCATCCACATCAAGAGGCACATGGGGGTTGTGAAAAGCCCCCATCTCCATCTATTCACCAATGCCCCTTCTCCCTTCCCCATCACAGTCTCCGTGATGGGCTGTAACAACTCTTGAACCTCCTTTTTATGTGATTTTATTTGAGTAATTATTGGCTATGGGTGTTGTCGCGTAGTAACCGGTTATTTGATATGCATCATCTATTTATGTGTgtccttgtcggtgtcaaaaccggcggatctcgggtaggggggtcccgaactgtgcgtctaaggcggatggtaacaggaggcaggggacacgatgtttacccaggttcggaccctctcgatggaggtaataccctacttcctgcttgattgatcttgatgatatgagtagtacaagagttgatctaccacgagatcgtagaggctaaaccctagaagctagcctatgatatgattgttgttgtcctacggactaaaccctccggtttatatagacaccggagggggctagggttacacagagtcggttacaagggaggagatctacatatccgtatcgccaagcttgccttccacgccaaggagagtcccatccggacacgagacgaagtcttcaatcttgtatcttcatagtccaatagtccagcccaaggatatagtccggttgtccggataccccctaatccaggactccctcagtagcccctgaaccaggcttcaatgacgttgagtccgacgcgcagattgtcttcggcattgcaaggcgggttcttcctccgaatactccacaGAAGATCTTGAACACCAGGATAGTGTCCGGCTTTGCAAAACAAGTTCCACATGCCACCGTAGAGGGTATAatatttcaacaaatctgttctGCTGACACACTCGATATCATGACAACATACCACGGCCCGGTCTTTATTCGAACCGTTATTCTCGACCAGCCTTGGCGCATATCGCAAGgtggtttccttggcacgtcttgtcaaagcagagatcgtgtccccttattacgggattctcctCAATACGGGCGTGAGTAACCCAATCATgcccgttggtatgactcctcgattgtAGGCAAGTCCCAAACGGTCACGAGGAGGACGCTTggtattcaccctctttataaagagacCAAGGCCTATCCTTTTTACTCCTCGaactcaatcgaatccttcccccgcctcgagttccaacacccgaAGCTCAGGTcaggcgcttcggaccttcaaccaTGTCCGGGTCCGACCTTCAAGGTCGATGGATGCcttcctccgtcacggaggaggacgTCAAAAAGTTAAGAGAGGCTAGGTTTCTGACCGGCGAGATCCCGCACcggctgcctgctcgagggcaggtcattcccactcccaAACCCAGCGAGAGCGTTGTGTTCGTatctcacttcctccgagggctaggccttGCCCTGGATCCCTTCGTGagggggctcatgttttactatgggctggatttccatgatctggttccggattctgtcctccatatctcgtcgttcatcgtcgtgtgtgaagcttTCCTCCGTATTACCCCTCACTTAggcctatggctcaagaccttcaaggTGGAGCCGAAGATGATCAAGGGGCggcacgcagagtgcggaggcgcagTAATAAGAAAAAGTGCCGGCGCCCCGTGGCCAGAGGGTTCTTTCCAGGAGGTGTCCAGCTTATGGCAACGAGAAtggttttatatcacagctcCCAGGGGTACCAAGTGGATGGCTCCCCCTGCTTTTcgctcgggccccccgccacaactagcgtcatgggtcaacgaggggctggactgggggctaGTAAAGGATGTGCCAATATTGCAGAGCCGCATCCAAGATCTCCTAGAGAGAGACATCAGTCTAATcacggtaatgcaagtcatgtTAATTCGTCGAGTCCTGCCCTGCAAACGTCGTcccctccgcatgtgggagttcaacccggaggGACCGCGAGCTATCCATCATTTCCTTGGCATGACGCCTGAGGAGATGTATAAATTGTTCTTCGGACCACAAATAatgtgtccggacaccaccgaggatgcgggtttggactgcaatcgtccagatactcAAGTAAGTAGTCCTGTAACCGAACACGTTGTatctttatttatcacaacatcattctgaaaagtcgctctttgaccaggactaggtaacaaaggcgaagatgatcaggtgtccggcccccCTCCCTGAGgtctcaccggatcctgtactagccaggatgctggAGCTCGCGCCTTATCACAAGCGCCCTTAGGGGAAGACAAAGGGGGAAGAAAGAGGCTAGCGCCTCTGcgaaggaggataatcggggggaagaaactgaaattcccccttcccaaggaaggaagaggaccgcctctgaggACCCGGAGACAATGGTCTCCAAACGGGGGAAGAAATCTTCGCCAGAGGGTCCTGCCCCGGGGGATACCCCAGCCGCACAATGCCCGCAAGGGGGTCAGCCccccaccgagctgtaagtagaAAGGGGACTTAATAGTAAAAAATGTCCTGCTTTGCTTCTGAGGAAAATAACCGAAACGCTTATCTTGTAGTCCGGATCATAGCCATTCTCGGCAGAGTTcatcttcgggggatcttcttccggagatgatggagagcgaaatgCCTCCCCATGCCCTCCCGCCTTACGAGGCGGGCGACCCCGAGGTGTCGTCGCGGAGGGCTTCTCTTAATCCGGCAAGGCCAGAGGGTAATCCTTTGGCCACCCAAAGTCCTCAGTATCTGGCTCTTGAAGAGAGCAACCGGAAGGGTCCGGCACCGTCTGTTATGCGGTCGGACGCACTGAAGGATCTGCTAGGGCaggcggctatctcagaagcgcatcgtacgctaatgggtacggtggttgagaggatttcatccgccgaaagcgggttgcatgaaacCTTTATGAGTCTGCTGAAAGGTTTTGAGGTACGTGAAATAGTGTGTATTTTTGACAGTACCGCACACGTTAAGGTGTGTCCtgtgcagatagtagcccctgagactctggttgctgtcgaaaacggcggcaaacagaggatcatagtcccaggtaacaATCCGGCCGTCTTCATATGCAGGTGGCGgaaggtccggtggctagccggactagtgagtttgccgagctgaagcggcaacttgatgcggcggatgccgacatcgtgcttgtcaacaagcggcttgacgaggcacagggtatgtgatttctccagtgatcggtatgtagtaagaggagcatgatgccaGTATCTTTAATATGTTGCGACTGCAGATGGAGCTACGGCCGTGGAGACCCCTCGAGCGGAACTTGCTCGGGCCGAAGAACAAGCCAGGaaaagtgatgcggccgccctgaAGGCGGTCGAGGAGCTGAGAGCCGAAAAGGCTGCTCATTGCCGAAGCAAGGAggaaatagccaagatggctgtggAATTGAAGGATGCCGCCGGCCGTTACGAGCTTCTCAAAAAGGAAGATCGAGCGAAGATGATGGACTTGGAGAAGGCCACGGTGGCGGCCAAGGACGCCCGCTCTACAATTAGAGCAatgaaggaggagctacgtcacgccggggatatcgcggctgggaagccctttatGCTGCGGATGAAGTTCGTAGATCCTCAGTACGCTCCGCTGGATCGGCTGTGGAGTTCTACAGACGCTTATCTGGATTTGGCAGCAAGTGCCGCTGATGCGGCCGAATacttcaaagatcaaaaagatcgcgaagtggagaagttgttctggtcacaATTTAACGTTCCAGCGCGTCCGCTTCCTTTGAATGAGCGGATGGCCgaatgggccgagctccataggttgtccgggctcgccatgaggtctgttgtggattaTCTACGGCCGGAAGGGCCAAGGACGAACAGTTATTTTAATTTGGTGCAGcaattccttggtgctgtgccgcgcatcgacgctatgaagaggtcggcgtgcatcgagggtgcgcggatggcgcttgcccgtgtcaagacatactgggcggaGATGGAAGCCACCGCAATTGCAACCCCGAGTTCGGCCGTTAGCCGAGTAACTGCCGAGCACTACTTTGACGAAGTCCTTGAAGGCGCTCGTTCAATAGAagctcagtgctcgaagaatattatgttctagtgacatgtattccCATTGAAAAACAATGTTTTACTGAATTGTAAAGGCTatttttatacttttgcctgaaagtatgatgatacctcctgtgcggccgtttatgtatatatgtatataacctgaaagtttgcagtcgtcggcttcagcccccacgcgtataatgcgggggtgttcacAGAAGAcgcgtgttcacacttgatccaacgtcttggtccattaaggaggtgattagcgcagcgaacgaggcaaccggactatattgctttaacacttccacttagccataggagtttgacagtggggctactatatagcccctggtggCTCCGCGCTCATTcgaatacggggcgcgtacatGCCTGGCCGGGAAACGGCCCTTCGTTagtgcggaggaatcccgaagattccgttAGGTCATCGactggttgaccagtctcgcgctttatcatgacagtcagttttcggctttctctactgaggtgctcatccggccgaaccagggcacaatcacagtagttctcctgGTGCCGCCTTAGCCAATAGAGcgaaacgtaaggtagcaaaacacaggagccgggaaaacccaacatttgaccaaagacatgacttggagctgatgcatataaggccaaactcgcgacgccgaacactccctaaggtattcggtctttgaGATATATACCGGGCTAAATGATGCCCTTGGATAATGAGCCCCTAGTGTCCGGTACGAGCAATATTCTGACGTGGCCACATGCCAAGCGTCAGCATCCTTCTCGGTTGTATTGAGAatccggaggatgtgaacaaCAAAAGACAGTAAAAGAGGTTtacgcagggtcttaatctaaagaGAAACCTTTGAACGggtccctgctgcacgtctgcgcctgtgtctccattgtgccgtatcctggacgGGTGTAGTACGATTGTCATCTGGAAAAGATAGGAACTTAGTTGAAAGTTGTCGTGCAAAAAATTGGCTATTATAAATAAACCATTTAAAAGTTAAAAAGGGTAAAGTTGAGCCGAACTATCGCTGAGAAGCCCCTGGTACCGTCTACAAGGGTATAACCATCAAAGCAATCTCTATCCAATGATTAGCCGGACTCGTCTAACCGTGTCCGTGGTCTTAACGACCAGTCATCTGTTCTGGTAGTGAGGCCGTCTAGTGTTCGGATGTTAAAGCAGCCGTACGTTCTTCTGCTCGTAAGGAGCGCTCAACATTTCCATGTACTGTGATGATGCCACACGGACCGGGCATTTTAAGCTTAAGAAAAGCGTAATGCAGTattgcattaaaacgagcaaaagtcgctcgtccgagtagtgcttgatagccacttcggaatggaGCAATGTCAAAGGTTAACctttcgcttcggaagttgtcgggcgAGCCGAacacaacctctagtactagagagcccgtgcagcgagCCTCTGTgcctggtattactcccttgaaggtaTTATTACTGTGGCTGATTTTTGTTGGGTTTATCACCATTTTGCGGAtggtgtcctgatatatcagatttagactactgccaccatccataaggactcgtgtgagatggtaTCCCTTTATTATTGGGTCCAGCACCAAGGCGGTTGATCCTTCATGCCGGATGCTTATTAGGTGATCCCTGCGGTCAAAAGTGACCGGGCAGGCCGGCCAGGGGTAGAACtcaggggtgacgggctctatgGCTTGTGTATTTTGGAGTGCATATTTGTTTCTCCTCTTTGTCACGTGGATCACGTTTACTATCCTGActtctggtgggaattttttctgtcccccagtgccttgctggcgaggctcatcctcgtcttcgctCGATGTGTCCtcccccttgtgttcggcgtttagcttgccggcctgcttgaagacccaacattctctgtgggtatgatttgcaggtttatcgggggtgccgtggatctgacatagtttgtctagaatcttgtttaggttggtcggtccatctctgttgcctttaaagggctttttccgctgacctgGTCGAGAGCCcttgaatccggcgtttaccgccgtgttatcTGGGCTGTCTTCTTTGTTCCGGCGCTTgtttttactgcgtcgtggttttccattgccatccctgacttcggatgtgcttGGGTCGCTGGTGCTGCTTCGGGCTaaccagctgtcctcgcccgcgcaaaagcgggtcataaggcttgttagggctgccattgttcttggtttttcttggccgaggtgtctggcaagccattcgtctcggacgctgtgcttgaaagctgctaaggcttcggcgtccggacagtcgacaatttggttcttcttagtgagaaacctgttccaaagcttttgtgctgactctccgggctgttgaattatatgactcaaatcgtctgcgtccggaggtcgggcataagtcccttgaaaattagcccgaaaagcatcctcgagctcctcccaacttccgatggagttttcggggaggcttttTAGCCAGTGCcaagctggtcctttgagcttgaggggcaagtatttgatggcatggagatcgtctccacgagccatatgaatatggaggataaagtcctcaatccagacccccgGGTCTGTTGTCCCGTCGTACGCCTCGATGTTCActggtttgaatccttctggaaatTCATGGTCTAGTACCTcgtcggtgaaacatagggggtgtgtgGCACCCCTGTATTTAGCTGCACCATGGCGTTCtgacgttgtgacatttggtttTGGTTGATTGCTGGAGCGCGTTTCCTTGATCCATAGATGGATCTAGTTGCGCTGGTCCTTTGATGCGAGTCCCCGCGTGGGTCATGtactgacttatgtgcggcctcgttggctgctctatcgcggccacgaggtcgTCAACCCGACCGGTCGGCAGTTTTATTTTTTGGCTGTGGGGGCTCTAAGGCCTCAAtgtcgaattcaggcagcagctttcGCTTTGGGTAGCTCTTCGTGTGGCAactgccaccatacttttctgccgtatcgagcactttgttccatctattGTTGAGTGTGTTTTGTGCGGCCttgagcctttgcttctgcttctccAGACTCCTCGCAGTGGCGATAAGcgttctatggaggttctcttgctccagctgcctttccgggatgatgtgttcATCATCATCCGGACTATTCTGCTCTCCGAAGACGGGTTGATTATCTTGAcgctcggcgtcgccgtgttcggCGGCTCCGTACTTCGCTCGTCGTCCGCTGGCTCACCCTGCTCTATCGCTGGGTCTATTTGGTCGTCGTTTCCTccggagtcgaccggggtattgTTTTTTCTTGCGCtattatcgctgtttttgccgaggcgggatttggagcggcgcctacggcGCCGCTTtgattgcttctcgagggagctatctttcgctgcatccttccgtccctcatcatcattttctttgggtgtatccaccatgtatatgtcatgtgatgaagtggcggtccagcgccctgttagtggtggttcctgttcgtctcttgcatcgttgtccataccatcgatgtcttccgagtcgaagtcgagcacgtcggttaaatcatcgacaatggctactaagtgggtggtgggtggggggTGAATTTCGTcatccgcatcccattctagccggacatagttcggccaaggttctcctgacagggagagagactttAACGAGTTTAGTACATCACggaagggcgagtgctgaaagatatccgcggaggagaACTCCATAATCGGcacccaatcggattcgataagCATGGGCGCAGGCGGTTCGGAGTCCGTGGCCGGAGACGAGTCCAGCGGTTCGGCGTCACAGTTCTCGTGAGGGGTAaggtcagtattcggctctatcgccactgagggTGCGGCCTCCAAGGCGTGGTCTATCcgcccgtcctcagatggcgcagcCTGTTCCGGATTGAAGGCCGGAGTGGTTGCTGGCGTGATTTcctgaacactgtccgacggcagagctacaTCGTGCTCGTCGTGATCGTGCGACACACCTggcatgggctcgaatccgtcgaagattgagtctccgcggatatcggcAGTGTaattcaagtttccaaacctgacctggtggccaggggcgtagctctcgatctgctctagatggccaagcgagttggcccgcggtgcgaagccgccgaatacgaagatctgtccggggaggaaaacctcaccctggaccGCATCGTTATCAATGATCGGAGGAGCCATCCAGCTTTACGGCGACGGcaaagtggaactctcaatgaaagcaccaatgtcggtgtcaaaaccggcggatctcgggtagggggtcccgaactgtgcgtctaaggcggatggtaacaggaggcacgggacacgatgtttacccaggttcgggccctctcaatggaggtaataccctacttcctgcttgattgatcttgatgatatgagtagtacaagagttgatctaccacgagatcgtagaggctaaaccctagaagctagcctatgatatgattgttgttgtcctacagactaaaccctccggtttatatagacaccggagggggctagggttacacagagtcggttacaatgGAGGAGATatacatatccgtatcgccaagcttgccttccacgccaaggagagtcccatccgaacacgagACGAAggttcaatcttgtatcttcatagtccaatagtccggcccaaggatatagtccggctgtccggataccccctaatccaggactccctcagtcctCTTTGTGTTATTATTTACCTTTACGATAATTTAGTGATTGGAGATGTCTGATTTATTGGCGTATTTAGAGACATCTAACtccctgttgggaatcgtagcataatttaaaattttcctacgctcaccaagatgcatctatggagtatactagcaacgaggggaaaggagtgcatctacatacccttgtagatcgcgagcggaagcgttccaatgagcgtggatgacggagtcgtactcgccgtgatccaaatcaccgatgaccgagtgccgaacggatggcacctccgcgttcaacacacgtacagtgcagcgacgtctcctccttcttgatccagcaagggggaaggagaggttgatggagatccagcagcacgacggcgtggtggtggatgtagcggttctccggtagggcttcgccgagcttctgcgagagagagagaggtgttgcaggggaggagggaggcgcccaaggctgtaggttgctgccctccctccccccctttatataggccccctgggggggcgccggcccagggagatgggatctccaagggggggcggcggccaaagagggggaagctcccccccta
The Aegilops tauschii subsp. strangulata cultivar AL8/78 chromosome 3, Aet v6.0, whole genome shotgun sequence genome window above contains:
- the LOC109749692 gene encoding uncharacterized protein, giving the protein MADDAAAHDPDGFNKWWETFNNGGAVEDEPMVDSDSDFEQGAEEEEEDAGVVAGERDRKVEPDALAPAGREGSSGAARDCDVAEEEISEDGHFQLEGVLQGMKREAAAGRNTPGATAAEIQNEVGQEEYVSEDTYVGVAEEISEDSHFQREDGLLGRNREAAAKLNTPRASGDEVQNEEDQEWYVSEDKIGGGQQARKRKTTVAPNKQQMTGIKIRKKTVYGECLRAENQMLRLQLVRKTKELEAEQIRRLELELHFMKKENELLKKQLEELKAENEYYKKTAKPQKTRRLCRFCKEYVDHDYRNCPERRASACSEEDDGSN